GGAACAGCATCTCAGTCGCGGTGCAAACGACTATCAAGTGCTTTATATCAGCCACGAAGACGCCGGGCTTTGGCTTCACCAGCTTGACCGCTGTGATGGGGTGGCTGTTCTCCTCCCAGCCAATGATCTCAGGATTGGGCAATGTGTAGTCCCACAGGTACAGGCAGTTGTCAAGTGCCACCCACGCGTGTGTTAAGGCTGGGAACACGCCCATCTGATTGTCCATACTCGCATGATTCGCCTGTTCCAGCAATCTCGGTGGCAGATCATGCATCTTCAGCTTCTGGAATGGCTGCCATGCCTGACCTGACGGCAAATCATACTCTCCGCTGATGCCCTGGGTGATGTAGTCCTCCAGCGCCGGGTATTTCTGGTCTCCATCGAGGGCGAGGTGGATTGTTTTGGCGGCGCGTTCCACGTTCGATTCTTGTTGTGTTGCGCTGGTTGTCCCACTCGTTTCCACCTGCTGAGGCTGAAGATTCTGTCGTAGACTGGCGGCGTTTGCAGCGAATATCGTCTGGCCTTGCGGCGCGGGTGTGACGGTGAATGCGCCTGGGAGTGGGCGCTGGGGAGTCTGTGGGCCTGCGGCGGCGGCCATTGTCGCGGTGGGTGTGAAGGAATGGGAGATGCGTTTTTGCTATCGAAAGTGCGAGAAAGGCGTCAAGTCGTGTCGCATCATGAGGGGAGAGCGTGTAGGAGTGTTATATGAGTGCACCGTTCAGTAGGCAATGCGATGAAAGCGAAGTGGTCGTGGTCTGGTCTGGTGTCAAAGAAGTTCAAAGTTTGGAGACGCGTCGAAGTCCAAGCTTCACGCATCAGTTTCTCCCAGCACGAAACATCAATCTGCACATTCACTCCCACATACGCCACCATGTCTCTCCAAACCACTCGATTGCTCGCACGAAGCCGACTATCAACTCTCCGCTCCAGCTCCATCTGCCCAACATGCCGCTTCAACTCGACAGCAGCGCCGCAATCAGAAACCACAGCGCCACCTTTACTCCTCAAGCTCAAGAGTGACCTAAAGACCTCCATGAAGGCCAGGGATACCAACCGGCTCAACGTCCTCCGTAGCCTGATCTCAGACGTGAATAACTCGACCAAGACATCGAACCCCATCAAGACAGACATGCAGCTCGTGTCTCTGCTTCGGAAACGGGCTGCCGCGGCCAAGGAAGCCAGCGATGAGTTCAAGGCTGCGGGTAGAGAAGATCTTGTTGAGAAGGAGGAAGCTCAAGCTGCTGTGCTGGAAGAGTATGCTGGCAGTGTGGAGACCATGTCCGCGAACGACATCAAAGATGCTGTCAACAAAGTCGTTGAGGAAGCCAAGGCAGTGGCTCAAGAAAAGATCAACATGGGTGACGTCTTGAAGAAGCTGGTGGGAGCGGGAGGCAGTCTAGAGGGCAACCCTGTGGATAGGTCGGAAGTCGCAAGGGCTGT
Above is a genomic segment from Fulvia fulva chromosome 3, complete sequence containing:
- a CDS encoding Altered inheritance of mitochondria protein 41, mitochondrial produces the protein MSLQTTRLLARSRLSTLRSSSICPTCRFNSTAAPQSETTAPPLLLKLKSDLKTSMKARDTNRLNVLRSLISDVNNSTKTSNPIKTDMQLVSLLRKRAAAAKEASDEFKAAGREDLVEKEEAQAAVLEEYAGSVETMSANDIKDAVNKVVEEAKAVAQEKINMGDVLKKLVGAGGSLEGNPVDRSEVARAVKQALGQ